One part of the Sorangiineae bacterium MSr11954 genome encodes these proteins:
- a CDS encoding CDP-archaeol synthase has protein sequence MILLRILWLLAPLIAAGVLQVIVIRARLFPSLAWPIDRGLRVRGTRLFGDHKTFRGFVVMIGGTALFFGLQVLASHRSAALCDLGFVDYRHTTWWLHGSIYGAGYVVGELPNSFLKRQLAIAEGAKGSGVLGSAFLVLDQVDGVFGILVSMCAFYVPTLRIAGLAFGVLTIVHVVVFNVVLVLIGVKSRVF, from the coding sequence CTTCGTATTCTCTGGCTGCTCGCGCCCCTCATCGCCGCCGGCGTTCTGCAGGTCATCGTCATTCGCGCCCGGCTCTTCCCGTCGCTGGCGTGGCCCATCGATCGCGGCCTTCGGGTGCGAGGAACGAGGCTGTTCGGCGACCACAAGACCTTTCGCGGGTTCGTCGTCATGATCGGCGGCACGGCGCTCTTCTTTGGGCTTCAGGTGCTGGCCTCCCACCGATCGGCGGCCCTGTGCGATCTCGGCTTCGTCGATTACCGGCACACGACGTGGTGGCTCCACGGCAGCATCTACGGCGCCGGCTACGTCGTGGGCGAGCTTCCCAACAGCTTTCTGAAGCGGCAACTGGCCATTGCCGAGGGTGCCAAAGGGAGCGGTGTGCTCGGAAGCGCCTTCTTGGTCCTCGATCAAGTGGACGGCGTATTCGGCATTCTCGTCTCCATGTGTGCGTTCTATGTGCCGACCCTTCGGATCGCCGGCCTCGCCTTCGGCGTGCTCACCATCGTGCACGTCGTCGTCTTCAATGTGGTCCTGGTGCTGATTGGCGTAAAGAGCCGCGTGTTCTAA